In Myxococcus stipitatus, the sequence CGCCTCGCCCGCGGTGGCGATGGACAGGTAGGCGATGGGCGAGCCTCCATCCACGGGCGTGGCGCTGCGCGCATGCTGCTGCACCAGCCAGCCCGTGTCCTCCAGGTCCCCCGTGTCGAGCCACGGGTCGTCCGCGAGCGCGGGCACGAACTTCGTCGCGATCTCCCCCAGACTCGTGCTGCCCACCTGTGGCCCGAAGAAGCCGAAGTCGAGCCGTCCCCACCGGGACAAGGCGGGCAGCACGAGCTCGAGGCGGTCATTCACCAGCCAGGGCGCCAGCGTCCCCAGCTCCGTCATGTCGACGCCCACGAGGGTCGTCGCCCCCGTCGTGTCCCCGGGAGGACGTCCCCAGCGCGTCTCCGCCAGGTCGACGCTTCGGGAGGTCGTCACGGCGTGACGCGCGCCATGCCTCACGTAGTAGAGGCCCGGCGGGGCCTGGAAGGAGAAGCCGCCCAGGCCCACCGACTCCGGGGGGATGGGCAGGGGCGAGCCCGCGTCGTCGAGCTGGAAGACCTGGGGAGGTTGCGAGGACGAGGCGCCCTCGTCCCCCAGCTCCCCCGCCGCGCCCACGTAGCGACGGCCCACCTTGACCTGGACATAGGGGCCCGCGTCGTCGCCTCCGGTCGGGCGGCCCCCGTCACCTCCATCCGCGCCCCCATCCGACGAGCCGCCGTCCGCGCCGCAGCGGTCCGGGTGCTCGGCGCAGACCTCGTCCTCCTCCGGCCAGTCGATGCAGGCGGCGAGCGCCACCACGAGCGCGCCGACCCACAGCCCCGTCGGGACTCGCGCGCTCATGGGAAGGCCCCCGCCACCGTGGCCATCACCCGTCCGTTCGAGACCTCCAGGGACGCGGGGGTCGACGGAGCGCCGAGCACGTACAGCCCCGCGGCGACCCCCAACCCCACCACGCCCGCCCCCATCAGCCCCAGGCCCACGCCCTCGTAGCGCTTGCCGCGCGACAGCGTCCGCCGCACGTCCTCCCGCGACGTCAGGCCCGAGCCGTCGGAGACCTTCGACTTCTGCCCCAGCGCCAGGCCGTAGGAGACGCCCCCGGCAACCAGCAGCCCTCCCCCGACGAGGGCCGGCAGGAGCGCCCGCGAACGCCGGTCCTCGGACGCCTCCAGCGCGGAAGCGGACACGTGCGACGCTTCGGTGATGGAACCCGGGGTCCCGAGCGGCTTCTCCACCGGCACCCGGGTGGTGGTCTTCGGGGAAGCGGGTGTGTCGGTCACCCGGGCCAGCTCGCGCTTCACGTCCGCGCGCATCTTCTCGAAGAACTCCTCCACCTTCGGGGAGACCTTCACCGGGAGGGAGGCGTCGACCTGGAGGTAGAGGCCCGTCTTGAAGGACGTATTGGCCTCGACCCACCGTCCCAGCTCCGCCAGGACGATGCCCTCGTAGAGGGCGATGTCCGTGTCATCCTCGACCGAGCGCGCCGCCCGTCGCGCGCGGTCGAGCTGCTCCAGCGCGCGCTCGTATTCGAGGCTCTTGTAGAGGCGTGCCGCCGCGAGGATGTACTTGCGGGCCTCGCTCGCGGCCGCGTGGGCCGGCACGGCCACGAGCACGAACGGCAACCACACGCACAACAGCAACACCGCGCCCGAGCGGTGACCGGGAAGCCGCGACATGAGCAGGACCTCGGAACGCCAAGTCAGGAAATGGCCTGCTCAACCTATACGAAAGCAAGCATTCCCTGGCGGGTCCGAATCTCCAGCAATGCGAGGAACAAGCCAATGGCCCGTGCGCCGCCGCACCTCCACGGAAATCTCACAGCACCGCCGGACAGGGGGCCGCGGTCAGCCGACGGTGACCTTGCGCACGCCGCGCGCCTCGAGGAGCGCGGGCAGCCGTTCCCGCTGGTCACCCTGGAGCACGAGCGTGTCGTCCTCCACCGCGCCGCCGCAGCCCAGGGCGTTCTTCAGCGCCTTGAGCCACACCTCGCGCTGGGGCGCGGGCAGCTCCAGGTGCTCGACGACGGTGACCTCCTTGCCGCCCCGCCCCTTGCGCTCCATGCGCACGACGGCGCGGGCGGGGCCCTTGGGTTCGGCGGCCCTGGCCACCGGAGGCGGCGCGACGGGCGCGGCGGGCAGCGCGTCGCGCCGTCCCGCCAGCGCAGCGAACGGGTTGTGGAAGGGCGCCGCGGGCGCGGCGGGCTCATCCTTCTTGTCGCGCTTGCCCATGGGGGAGAGCCCGCCTCGCTCAGTGGTTGTGCCCGGCGTGGTCGTCGTGCGCCACGGCGCTCGGCGGCGGCAGCACGTCGAAGGCGGGGTCGCTCGGGTTGCCGTCCGCCATCACCAGCGCGTAGAGGAACGGCGCCGACGGAATCGCCTGGCGGCCGTTGACGACGACCAGCGGCGTGCCGGTGAAGTTGTAGCGGAGCGCGTAGGAGGAGTCCTCCTGGAGCTTCGCCGCCGTGGCCGGGCTGGCCATGCACGCCTCCAGCTGCGCGCGCGGCACGGAGCCGGAGGAGGCGATCTCCATCACCCGCTCCGTGTCGAGGATGGCCTGCTGGGCGAAGAGCTTCTCGCGCAGCGACCAGAAGTCCGACGCGCCCTCCAGGCAGATCTGCGCGCGGGCCGCCACGCACCGCACGGTGGGGGCATCCGGTCCGCGCCGCTGCATCGCCGGGTTGCACGCGCCATCGAGCGGGAACTGGCGCGCCTCCAGCGACATCTTCCCCTCCGGCACGCGCGTCTTGAGCACCGCCAGCTCCTCCACCAGCGCCTTGCAGTGGGGGCACTTGCTGTCGGTCCACTCGACGATCTTCACCGGCGCGTCCGGCGGACCATAGCGGTGGCGCGCGGGCGCCGCGGCGGGCCTGGGCGTGTCGCGGCGGTACATGGCCAGCGCGTTGGAGACCAGCTGC encodes:
- a CDS encoding translation initiation factor — translated: MGKRDKKDEPAAPAAPFHNPFAALAGRRDALPAAPVAPPPVARAAEPKGPARAVVRMERKGRGGKEVTVVEHLELPAPQREVWLKALKNALGCGGAVEDDTLVLQGDQRERLPALLEARGVRKVTVG